A stretch of Treponema vincentii F0403 DNA encodes these proteins:
- a CDS encoding transposase translates to MKRYDENFKIEALKLSDEIGVKKACEQLNVNYGTLAGWRKQRVKKNKEGKSTDADIQRENSRLKKEIAELKSANEILKDALGFFVQDRKK, encoded by the coding sequence ATGAAACGGTACGATGAGAACTTTAAAATCGAGGCATTGAAGCTGTCGGACGAGATCGGAGTGAAGAAGGCGTGTGAACAGCTTAATGTGAACTACGGAACATTAGCAGGCTGGAGAAAGCAGCGGGTAAAGAAAAACAAAGAAGGAAAAAGTACAGATGCTGATATTCAAAGAGAGAACAGCCGCCTCAAGAAAGAAATAGCCGAGCTTAAAAGTGCGAATGAGATACTCAAGGATGCACTCGGTTTTTTCGTTCAAGACCGGAAGAAATAG
- a CDS encoding IS3 family transposase, whose translation MHHRTADKQFSARMLCAVLPVSESGFYKWKRNRKKVKAWQKLLAQMHKILDEDEENKNYGVRRMQIALEQRGIKRSLSTVRRAMARGNLLHEDRKSPDGLTKADKKAMRPQNIIKQDFSAQEPLRKLLTDITQIPCKDGKLYVSPLFDCYNGEIISLAMDTNMKKELCIKTITEAYKNFDIPSGAIIHSDCGSQYTSDEYKKTLGQLHAVQSMSGVGKCWDNARMESWFATLKKEKIYQLDTTKLTVEEVKTIVWRYTFAYYNTKRITTVNPDGLPPLVYRKTAAKKSAA comes from the coding sequence ATCCACCACCGTACTGCTGACAAGCAATTTTCAGCACGGATGCTGTGCGCTGTTCTTCCGGTCAGCGAAAGCGGTTTTTATAAATGGAAGAGAAACAGGAAAAAAGTGAAAGCATGGCAGAAACTGCTCGCTCAAATGCATAAAATTCTCGATGAGGATGAAGAAAACAAGAACTATGGGGTGAGGCGTATGCAGATAGCACTTGAACAACGGGGCATTAAGCGTTCATTGTCGACGGTAAGACGCGCGATGGCACGAGGAAATCTGCTGCATGAAGACAGAAAAAGCCCTGACGGTCTTACAAAAGCCGACAAAAAGGCGATGAGACCGCAGAATATCATCAAACAAGACTTTAGTGCACAAGAGCCTTTGAGAAAATTGCTGACGGATATAACTCAGATACCATGCAAAGATGGAAAGCTGTACGTATCACCTCTTTTTGACTGCTATAATGGGGAGATCATTTCTCTTGCAATGGACACAAACATGAAAAAGGAACTATGTATAAAAACGATAACGGAGGCATACAAGAATTTTGATATACCAAGTGGAGCGATAATTCACAGCGATTGCGGAAGCCAGTATACAAGCGATGAGTACAAAAAGACGCTCGGACAGCTGCATGCGGTGCAGAGTATGAGTGGAGTTGGGAAATGCTGGGATAATGCCCGGATGGAAAGCTGGTTTGCAACGCTGAAAAAGGAAAAGATCTATCAGCTTGATACAACAAAACTGACCGTGGAGGAGGTCAAGACAATCGTCTGGAGATACACGTTTGCTTATTACAACACGAAACGTATCACGACGGTAAATCCCGATGGCTTACCTCCACTGGTATACAGGAAAACAGCAGCTAAAAAAAGTGCTGCTTAA
- a CDS encoding NifU family protein, translated as MYEELEKTLDTYVRPLLRAHGGDMQVVDFTDGVVKFKLHGHCAGCPAADFTTENLIQTELMEHMPEVKQAVLINEVSQSLLDEARSILKQRHGG; from the coding sequence ATGTACGAGGAACTGGAAAAGACATTGGATACTTATGTGCGACCGCTGTTGAGAGCTCACGGCGGCGATATGCAGGTAGTGGATTTTACGGACGGTGTAGTTAAGTTCAAATTGCACGGGCATTGTGCGGGCTGTCCCGCTGCCGATTTTACCACCGAGAATCTTATTCAAACGGAGCTGATGGAACACATGCCGGAAGTAAAACAAGCCGTTTTAATAAATGAAGTGAGTCAGAGTTTGTTGGATGAGGCTCGATCCATTTTAAAACAACGCCATGGCGGATAA